Proteins found in one Plodia interpunctella isolate USDA-ARS_2022_Savannah chromosome 24, ilPloInte3.2, whole genome shotgun sequence genomic segment:
- the LOC128680347 gene encoding translocator protein-like isoform X2: MALQLHYEIGRDFLMANWTALGSIILPNLGGWANGLYFAGQIRKGDELTWYDQLNKPTWTPPKWVFGPTWTVLYSSMGYASYLVLEECADTPEKAVLPLSLYGGQLLLNWAWTPIFFGLKDFKLAFIEGSVLIGAASATAASFAVVDKKAALLMLPYLAWLGYAMSLTYYVWKNNPKDTKSN, translated from the exons atggctTTACAATTACACTACGAAATAGGAAG AGACTTCCTAATGGCCAACTGGACAGCGCTGGGCTCGATCATCCTTCCCAACCTGGGTGGCTGGGCCAACGGCCTCTACTTTGCTGGTCAGATCCGGAAAGGAGACGAGCTGACATGGTACGACCAGTTGAACAAGCCCACTTGGACACCTCCGAAGTGGGTGTTTGGGCCTACGTGGACTGTGCTGTATAGCAGTATGGGCTACGCTTCATATTTAGTTTTGGAGGAATGTGCAGACACTCCTG AGAAAGCGGTGCTTCCTCTCTCTCTGTATGGAGGTCAGTTGCTCTTAAACTGGGCGTGGACTCCGATCTTCTTCGGGCTAAAAGATTTCAAGTTG gCTTTCATTGAAGGCTCAGTGTTGATCGGCGCTGCCTCAGCGACCGCGGCTTCGTTCGCGGTCGTCGACAAGAAAGCGGCCCTGCTCATGCTGCCCTACCTCGCGTGGCTGGGATACGCCATGTCTCTCACTTACTACGTCTGGAAGAACAACCCAAAAGACACGAAGAGTAACTAA
- the LOC128680349 gene encoding translocator protein-like: MVIWPTIASILLPNIGGWAGAVTMLGQVRQPDGKAWYQIIKKPSWTPPNWVFGPAWTTLYSSMGYASYMVYKDCGGITDEAVLPLALYGGQLVLNWTWTPIFFRFHKLGLAFIHIVALDVAAAACTASFFYVNKTTIYFMAPYLAWLTFASCLNYTIWKLNPEYNTKHE; the protein is encoded by the exons ATGGTGATTTGGCCCACTATAGCATCAATTTTATTGCCCAACATCGGCGGCTGGGCCGGCGCCGTCACTATGTTGGGCCAGGTCAGACAACCTGACGGCAAGGCCTGGTACCAGATTATAAAGAAGCCTAGCTGGACGCCCCCTAACTGGGTGTTCGGGCCGGCGTGGACGACATTGTATAGCTCTATGGGTTACGCGTCTTATATGGTTTACAAGGACTGCGGGGGGATCACAG ATGAGGCGGTTCTTCCCCTGGCCTTATACGGTGGCCAATTAGTGCTTAACTGGACATGGACGCCAATATTCTTCAGATTCCACAAACTTGGATTG GCCTTCATTCACATCGTAGCCCTGGACGTGGCTGCAGCAGCATGCACGGCCAGCTTCTTCTACGTCAACAAGACCACAATCTATTTTATGGCACCATACCTCGCTTGGTTGACCTTCGCGTCCTGTCTAAACTACACCATTTGGAAGCTCAACCCCGAGTATAACACCAAACACGAATGA
- the l(3)07882 gene encoding nucleolar protein 14 homolog — MAKTKNKRNAGLADKVHNKKKHDNNKKKLNPFEVHINKEKIKVLGKKSKHDRGLPGVSRAKAIKKRKETLGTEMKLMNKTNTFIDRRIGERDTQLSAEERMVARFAAERAKQHSRKNVYNLADDEILTHRGQTLEQIEKFDDPRSDDEDDEEGKKFGGLDDDFVSEGHFGGGILSKTDSKDGAKSHKDLIEQLIAESKKRKAEKQKEKEQTLDLTEKLDSEWKDLQPVVFKKARMQEESIIDKLLSQAEKKNMDYDKMMRELKFEKRGTPSDGLKTDEKQAKEEKEKLDQWERERQQRMFGDHEVQSQVRNPTNKHRSADDLDDNFDLEDEKEFMLAYDKDGKPLVPEKILKDYSVPNAKPKYDDGISDTSSEDSDEEDNNDDDEKKEEKNSNKENNEKDSSEDSSEQESELEHDTDTTDIVETKQNVVKLNKAKKQNDVKDNAVNERKTAETIMEEDKNTKSASKEMIRDNEDSENDDETDGNDSGNDESDGEDEDLDNDGEDNEVDDFKDLRESEDSDDNMENVEDVEKIGSFFKLRLSEGDNLKELLTGKTPIQQSAALQKLIKSYDPSLSENNKENLSRLFAHMLQYLNDIFTNITEESEVIKSFLIFDKLIPHFFDLAKTNKVSTKKFLVQLIKEKHDIFQKHPRRVPDLDTLIFFKLVQLLYPTSDFQHPVTTPCLIFLSEILTKCRFFDSYSISRGLFVTSLILEYTLLSKRLVPSVINFLRGILYLSANTSILNQIQVVPPFRLHKDAKILYIEDDCSKMVVQNKMAARDLVVKEIDNDFKIRTLLVSVLLLREVFNFFHDMEAQACMFEPHIQLLGRIDVDMYPMKVRDTVGKVLQHMKETLEMKTFTQLTTEKKKPKALRLYEPDIQEVFTGSKSSKMSREAADRARLETKYKKAMKGALREIRRDKAYIASVKIRQKIQSDNVRKEKVKQIYKDASIQQGELNKLKKINK, encoded by the exons ATGGCAAAAACTAAGAATAAAAGAAACGCAGGTCTTGCGGATAaagttcataataaaaaaaagcatgATAACAACAAAAAGAAGTTGAACCCATTCGAAGTACACATTAACaaggaaaaaattaaagttttggGCAAGAAATCTAAGCATGATAGAGGATTACCTGGTGTTTCTCGTGCCAAAGCTATAAAGAAG cGAAAAGAAACCCTAGGCACAGAAATGAAACTGATGAACAAGACAAACACATTCATTGACCGTCGTATCGGGGAGCGGGACACCCAGCTCTCGGCTGAGGAGAGGATGGTAGCGAGGTTTGCAGCCGAGAGAGCCAAGCAGCACAGCAGGAAGAATGTTTACAACTTGGCTGATGATGAGATTTTGACTCACAG aGGACAAACTTTGGAACAGATTGAGAAATTTGACGATCCCAGGTCTGATGATGAAGATGATGAAGAAGGCAAGAAATTTGGTGGGCTTGATG aTGACTTTGTCTCAGAAGGACATTTTGGTGGCGGTATATTATCAAAAACTGACTCCAAAGACGGCGCGAAGTCCCACAAAGACTTAATCGAACAACTCATAGCTGAATCTAAAAAGAGAAAGGCAGAGAAACAGAAAGAGAAGGAACAAACTCTCGATTTGACGGAGAAGTTGGATTCTGAGTGGAAGGATTTACAACCTGTGGTGTTCAAAAAGGCTAGGATGCAGGAGGAGTCCATTATTGATAAGTTGTTAAGCCAAGCGGAGAAGAAGAATATGGATTATGATAAGATGATGCGGGAACTGAAATTTGAGAAAAGAGGAACg CCTTCAGACGGTCTGAAGACAGACGAGAAACAAGCCAAGGAGGAGAAGGAGAAGCTGGATCAGTGGGAGAGGGAGAGACAACAGAGGATGTTCGGGGACCACGAAGTGCAATCTCAAGTTCGGAACCCCACAAACAAACATAG ATCAGCTGATGATTTGGACGACAATTTCGATTTGGAGGACGAAAAAGAATTCATGTTGGCGTATGACAAGGACGGAAAACCGCTTGTCCCTGAGAAAATTCTTAAAGATTATTCAG TTCCAAATGCTAAGCCAAAATATGATGATGGTATATCTGATACTTCTTCAGAAGACAGTGATGAAGAAGacaataatgatgatgatgagaaaaaagaagagaaaaatagtaacaaagaaaataatgaaaaagataGCAGTGAAGATTCTAGTGAGCAAGAAAGTGAATTAGAACACGACACAGATACTACAGACATTGTTGAAACCAAACAGAatgttgttaaattaaataaagcgAAGAAACAAAATGACGTAAAAGATAACGCTGTAAATGAAAGGAAAACCGCTGAGACTATAATGGaagaagataaaaatacaaaaagtgcATCTAAAGAAATGATTAGAGACAATGAAGATTctgaaaatgatgatgaaacTGATGGTAATGATTCTGGAAATGACGAATCTGATGGTGAAGATGAAGATTTAGATAATGACGGAGAAGATAATGAAGTAGATGATTTTAAAGATCTCAGGGAGTCCGAGGATAGTGATGACAATATGGAAAATGTTGAAGACGTAGAGAAGATTGGATCGTTCTTCAAATTGAGGCTTTCTGAAGGTGACAATTTGAAg GAATTATTAACAGGCAAAACGCCAATACAACAGTCGGCTGCTCttcaaaaacttataaaaagcTATGACCCGAGTCTATCagaaaacaataaagaaaatctaaGTAGACTTTTCGCTCATATGCTGCAATACCTGAACGATATCTTCACAAATATAACTGAGGAATCTGAAGTTATCAAATCGTTTTTGATCTTCGACAAACTGATCCCACACTTTTTCGACTTGGCAAAAACTAATAAAGTTTCAACCAAAAAATTCCTAGTCCAGTTGATCAAAGAGAAACATGATATTTTCCAAAAACATCCCAGGAGGGTACCCGATTTGGACACTTTAATATTCTTCAAATTGGTACAACTTTTGTACCCTACTTCAGATTTTCAACACCCAGTTACGACGCCATGTTTAATTTTCCTGTCAGAGATTCTGACTAAATGCAGATTTTTCGATTCCTATTCGATTTCCAGGGGATTATTCGTCACTTCTTTAATATTGGAGTACACATTACTATCGAAACGATTAGTACCATCGGTGATAAATTTTCTAAGAGGTATTCTATATTTATCAGCAAACacatcaattttaaatcagATACAAGTCGTACCACCGTTCAGGTTACACAAAGAcgcaaaaattttgtatatagaaGACGATTGTTCCAAAATGGTCGTCCAAAACAAGATGGCTGCCCGAGATCTAGTTGTAAAAGAGATCGATAAcgatttcaaaattcgaaCGTTATTGGTTTCAGTGTTGCTATTGCGTGAGGTATTTAACTTTTTCCACGATATGGAAGCTCAGGCGTGTATGTTTGAGCCTCATATTCAGTTATTAGGTAGGATTGACGTTGATATGTACCCGATGAAAGTGAGGGACACTGTAGGGAAAGTGTTGCAGCACATGAAAGAGACGCTAGAAATGAAGACCTTTACGCAGTTGACAACGGAGAAGAAGAAACCCAAGGCTTTGAGGTTATATGAACCTGATATACAAGAAGT CTTCACCGGTAGCAAATCATCGAAAATGTCGCGCGAAGCGGCCGATCGAGCCCGGCTTGAGACTAAGTACAAGAAGGCCATGAAGGGAGCCCTACGGGAGATCAGACGGGACAAGGCTTATATAGCTTCTGTCAAGATCAGGCAAAAGATTCAAAG tgacAACGTGAGGAAAGAAAAGGTAAAACAGATCTACAAAGACGCGTCCATACAACAGGGAGAACTgaataaattgaagaaaattaataagtaa
- the Non2 gene encoding uncharacterized protein Non2: MAKPTKEELEEEIAKILKSADLAKTSTKKVIQKLEEVFECELTDKKKMIDQMVIEYVNAHGSDDEENEEEDEEDDEEDEKPKRSPAKRAAPVTKRSAKRKDSSEDDDGSESDYEEKPKKKKGKKKDSDGDFDSDWAKKEKKKAPKAKKAGGRGKGGGYTRAYKLSPALSELMGAEEMPRHEVVKRVWAIIKEKQLYDPNNRQFAICDDALYKVIGTKRFRTFGMMKYLKTHFLDE; the protein is encoded by the exons ATGGCAAAACCCACTAAAGAAGAACTTGAAGAGGAGATTGCAA AAATCCTGAAGAGTGCGGACCTAGCAAAGACCTCAACCAAGAAGGTGATTCAGAAGCTCGAAGAGGTGTTTGAATGTGAACTGACAGACAAAAAGAAGATGATAGATCAGATGGTAATCGAGTATGTGAACGCTCACGGCTCTGATGATGAGGAGAATGAGGAGGAAGATGAG GAGGATGATGAGGAAGACGAGAAGCCCAAGAGGTCTCCGGCGAAGCGCGCGGCGCCGGTCACCAAGCGGAGCGCTAAGCGCAAGGACTCTTCTGAAGACGATGACGGCAGCGAGAGCGACTATGAG gAGAAACCCAAAAAGAAGAAGGGCAAGAAGAAGGACTCAGATGGCGATTTCGACAGCGACTGGgctaagaaagaaaaaaagaaggcGCCCAAAGCGAAAAAG GCCGGCGGTCGCGGCAAAGGCGGCGGCTACACTCGCGCCTACAAGCTGTCCCCCGCCCTATCAGAGCTGATGGGCGCCGAGGAGATGCCCAGACACGAAGTGGTCAAGCGTGTGTGGGCCATCATCAAGGAGAAGCAGCTGTATGATCCTAACAACag GCAATTTGCGATCTGCGACGACGCGCTATACAAAGTGATCGGCACAAAACGCTTCAGGACATTTGGCATGATGAAGTACCTAAAGACACACTTCCTtgacgaataa
- the LOC128680347 gene encoding translocator protein-like isoform X1 yields the protein MAEESQEVVQRDFLMANWTALGSIILPNLGGWANGLYFAGQIRKGDELTWYDQLNKPTWTPPKWVFGPTWTVLYSSMGYASYLVLEECADTPEKAVLPLSLYGGQLLLNWAWTPIFFGLKDFKLAFIEGSVLIGAASATAASFAVVDKKAALLMLPYLAWLGYAMSLTYYVWKNNPKDTKSN from the exons atggctGAAGAATCTCAAGAAGTTGTTCAAAG AGACTTCCTAATGGCCAACTGGACAGCGCTGGGCTCGATCATCCTTCCCAACCTGGGTGGCTGGGCCAACGGCCTCTACTTTGCTGGTCAGATCCGGAAAGGAGACGAGCTGACATGGTACGACCAGTTGAACAAGCCCACTTGGACACCTCCGAAGTGGGTGTTTGGGCCTACGTGGACTGTGCTGTATAGCAGTATGGGCTACGCTTCATATTTAGTTTTGGAGGAATGTGCAGACACTCCTG AGAAAGCGGTGCTTCCTCTCTCTCTGTATGGAGGTCAGTTGCTCTTAAACTGGGCGTGGACTCCGATCTTCTTCGGGCTAAAAGATTTCAAGTTG gCTTTCATTGAAGGCTCAGTGTTGATCGGCGCTGCCTCAGCGACCGCGGCTTCGTTCGCGGTCGTCGACAAGAAAGCGGCCCTGCTCATGCTGCCCTACCTCGCGTGGCTGGGATACGCCATGTCTCTCACTTACTACGTCTGGAAGAACAACCCAAAAGACACGAAGAGTAACTAA
- the LOC128680347 gene encoding translocator protein-like isoform X3, giving the protein MANWTALGSIILPNLGGWANGLYFAGQIRKGDELTWYDQLNKPTWTPPKWVFGPTWTVLYSSMGYASYLVLEECADTPEKAVLPLSLYGGQLLLNWAWTPIFFGLKDFKLAFIEGSVLIGAASATAASFAVVDKKAALLMLPYLAWLGYAMSLTYYVWKNNPKDTKSN; this is encoded by the exons ATGGCCAACTGGACAGCGCTGGGCTCGATCATCCTTCCCAACCTGGGTGGCTGGGCCAACGGCCTCTACTTTGCTGGTCAGATCCGGAAAGGAGACGAGCTGACATGGTACGACCAGTTGAACAAGCCCACTTGGACACCTCCGAAGTGGGTGTTTGGGCCTACGTGGACTGTGCTGTATAGCAGTATGGGCTACGCTTCATATTTAGTTTTGGAGGAATGTGCAGACACTCCTG AGAAAGCGGTGCTTCCTCTCTCTCTGTATGGAGGTCAGTTGCTCTTAAACTGGGCGTGGACTCCGATCTTCTTCGGGCTAAAAGATTTCAAGTTG gCTTTCATTGAAGGCTCAGTGTTGATCGGCGCTGCCTCAGCGACCGCGGCTTCGTTCGCGGTCGTCGACAAGAAAGCGGCCCTGCTCATGCTGCCCTACCTCGCGTGGCTGGGATACGCCATGTCTCTCACTTACTACGTCTGGAAGAACAACCCAAAAGACACGAAGAGTAACTAA